The Humulus lupulus chromosome 3, drHumLupu1.1, whole genome shotgun sequence genome window below encodes:
- the LOC133821043 gene encoding zinc finger BED domain-containing protein RICESLEEPER 2-like, with translation MFHMRCCAHILNLVVSDGLKEMSGAISSIRNAVRFVRSSPARLKRFKEACKDVNVESKALLCLDVVTRWNSTYMMLEVALKFKKAFRYLEGDANYTKYFEEERVNGEKVDGPPDNTDWTNAEVFFKFLKAFYELTLKFSGSLYVTSNLFFQEILEVQVELNDMNSSTDELMSKMAGSMQLKFDKYWAMLRRLTCCNILPLFWIQDSNWMLFITVSGISMIPFELKK, from the coding sequence ATGTTTCATATGCGGTGTTGTGCGCATATTCTGAACTTGGTTGTTAGTGATGGTTTAAAAGAAATGAGTGGGGCCATTTCTAGCATAAGGAATGCAGTTAGATTTGTGAGATCTTCACCAGCTAGGTTGAAGAGGTTCAAAGAAGCATGTAAAGATGTAAATGTTGAATCGAAAGCTTTATTATGTTTAGATGTGGTGACAAGGTGGAACTCCACCTACATGATGCTAGAGGTTGCATTGAAGTTTAAGAAAGCTTTTAGGTATTTGGAAGGGGATGCAAATTACACAAAGTATTTTGAAGAAGAAAGAGTAAATGGAGAAAAAGTGGATGGCCCACCAGACAATACTGATTGGACTAATGCAGAAGTATTTTTTAAGTTTCTCAAGGCATTTTATGAGCTTACTTTGAAGTTCAGTGGGTCATTGTATGTCACATCAAATCTTTTCTTCCAAGAGATTCTTGAAGTTCAAGTTGAGTTGAATGATATGAATAGTAGTACAGATGAGTTGATGAGTAAAATGGCGGGGAGCATGCAGTTGAAGTTTGACAAATATTGGGCAATGTTGAGAAGATTAACTTGTTGCAATATATTGCCTCTATTTTGGATCCAAGATTCAAATTGGATGTTGTTCATAACGGTTTCAGGTATCTCTATGATCCCATTCGAGCTGAAAAAATGA